Within the Medicago truncatula cultivar Jemalong A17 chromosome 4, MtrunA17r5.0-ANR, whole genome shotgun sequence genome, the region AGGAAGTTTATCCATAAGTCCTTTAGTTAGTTAGTGGGTGAGGATGTGatgtaatataataaattgGAAGAATTGGGAAATAGAAGGGTGTGATGGATGTCTGTGAGTTTGGAAGTGTTGGGGCGCTCACAAAGCAGCATGGATTTCGGCATTCTTTCCCTCTGATCACATTGATCCAGGGAATAATTCATGATACAAGTCTCCTTTTCTGTTGATTCTTCTTGTTTCTCCTCCTCCCAATACCAGCTGAGCTATCAAAAGTTTAAAagcattatttttaattgagatATGAAGCTCTTGGGTGAACCATGGGAGTGTTTGTTTTTATCATGTCGGAATTGAATGTCTAGAAAATTATTATTGGAAAGTTGAAATGGACGAGTAAGTTGATTCTTCTTGTTTCTCCTCCTCCCAATACCATTTGAGtctatcaaaattttaaatgcattattttttatttttagttgagaGATATGAAGCCCTTGGGTGAATCATGGTTCCACGTTTGATTCTTAACTTTTATCATGTCGGACTTGGAAATTATTATCGGAAAGTTGAAATGGACAAATAAATAAGgaaaattgataaattaaaaagaaaaaaaaattgaaaacgagCAGGACCTTCCTTATTTTCCTAATATGATACAGGAAGCCTGTTTGTAGACATGTGAGTTGCTTTATGAGGGACAAAGTAAAGATGACCACTGAGGGAAAACTAATTATATACTTGTGCATTTTTGGTCATTTCAATAGATAAGGCTATAGCGAAGATGCTTGTGTTTCTCTGCAGGTGTGATTCTGCTTTTGTGTCAGGCGTCACATTGATGCTACTTGCTTGCATTGTATGGTTAAAACTGGTTTCTTATGCACATACGAACTATGATTTGAGAGCACTTACAAATTCAATTGAAAAGGTAATATTTGTGTTCCACCTTTTAATTTGTTAGACAGCTAGTGCAGAATATCATTTCAACTTTTTGTAGGATAAAATACTTCAGGATGAGGATATGCCGCACAATCTATGTGATATTCAGTTTTAAAACAGGAACATCCTGATTTACTAAGCTGTAGCTTTCGGATCTCATGCTCTCTTAACATATCATCAGATATGCCAAAAGCACAGTTTTATTTCATCTTCATAAGAATTACTTCCACAATGTTATCCCCTTCACCTCTTATTTTTTTCTGGAATGACTTGTCTCTTCAGATGTGTGAATGTGCGGTACATACGCTTTCTGTTTTTACCCCATTTAATCTTGTTTCCTGTATTGTAGGGAGAAGCACTTCCCAATACTCACATGGAATATGCATACGAAGTAAGCTTCAAAAGCCTGGCTTACTTTATGGTTGCTCCTACATTATGTTACCAGGTAGCAGCATTTTCgagtgatttattttaattttaatatgcaATTTCTTTTGACTTGTCATTGTTTCCTCATCTAGTTTCACCAAATTTACTTTTGGTGATATTCGCATTCAATTTTATCTCATTAGATTGGTTATATAAGCACAACCATATGGACTTGTTGATGTATCTTCAGTATGGAATATGTTTAAGGTTTTTATTGAAGAGTCTAGTCAGAATGTCTGAGTTTTCCGTGTGATCACTTGATTAGTAGGAAATGGGTTTTTATTGAAGAGTCTAGTCAGAATGTTTGAGTTTTCCGTGTGATCACTTGATTAGTAGGAAATGGGTCCAATTATTAACTTATCTTTCCATTTGGTCTTCAAATGTTGGCCATTTGACCTCATGCATATCACACTCAATTCTGCTTTTCTCTTGGTGTGACTTTAGACAACAAAACAATTTGCAGAATCAAATACGAACTCTGTGGCATAACTCCCGAATTCTTTTTCTAGGTTCCCTTGTATGTTCCAGTTGTACAAAATTCCCTTGCATTCCACTACTCATATCTAACCTTTATCTCACCGTCACATTTtgatttggttgtgttttgtATTTGTCGTTGCTTCtggttattatatatatatttagggGCTGAACCTATTTTAGGGGATTGGCTATTACATACTAATTACCATGAAAATATAAACGTAGCATAGTTTTCTTCTGCTTCTGAGAATACTGTATTGGCTGCGccatcttattttattttagtgttGATATCCTAGGTGGCAGTTTGTTTTCTGTGTTTTCCCACATACATGCACtgcacttctttttttttttctaagagCAAAATTTCTCCCGATCTTTCTCACATGTATCTTGTTCTCATTTAATGTGTGCtatgaactatttttttagCCAAGATATCCTCGCACCCCTTCCATTCGAAAGGGTTGGGTGTTACGTCAATTTGTCAAGCTGATAATATTTACCGGAGTTATGGGATTTATAATAGAGCAAGTAAGTAGTCCTTGATAATAGATTGTGTTAGTTTCTACCGTTCTGTTCCTTTATTTTTAAGTTGTTCTATTTTAAACTTCACCAACTCTGTAGGTATTCTGACAATGTTTTGATCATATAATTTTGCAGTATATTAATCCTATTGTAAAAAACTCCCAGCATCCTTTTAAGGGTAACATTCTATATGCCATTGAAAGAGTTCTGAAGCTGTCTGTTCCAAATCTATATGTGTGGCTCTGCATGTTCTACTGCTTCTTCCACCTTTGGTATTCCATCTCTTATTCAGTTAAACATGTGTGATGTGTGTTTTTCCTATAAAACATTACTATGAATTGTCTTCACTTGCCGtaaatttgaaagaaagaatTTCTTGTTTCATTTGTTTAATGTTTTGGCTTCTGTGCCCTGTCAATTTTCTAATGCTGATAATGTCATATATCTATCTGTTTGCAATTGATTAATCTTTGAAACAATCCTCAATATCATATCCATCTTAGTATAAAGTATAAGCCCTCAAAGTGAATAATTGATGGGAAGATCTTAGATGATTTGATGCTGTGTGTGTATGCAGACTGTTGTTGTCTGAAGTATACGCTCATGGCAtgtaaagttatttttatagtCTATCTTTGGTGGCCCAGGGATTTATAGAATTGTGAGTTGTGACCCTACTTAgtagaataaaatttaatagcGGTTGTCTTTGGTGCGCCACTCATGGTTAATTGAAGTGATGCTCTGACCCAGATGCATAAAGGGATTGGAGAACTTTCttttattgatgaattttgtatgattttCCCATGtcttgtgagaatatcttatttctcttcattcatgctccttttttttcttttataaattcattcttttaaaaaatgatttatgtcTACGCATGCAAATGCTGATCTGTATGTTTTAGTTGTGGATATTGGAAATTTGGAAGTATATTTAAACTTTGTATTTTCAAAATTGATTAGTATTTGAAGCAATTTATCCATGGGCCACTGTTTGAATCTAGGTTGAATATATTGGCAGAGCTTCTTCGATTTGGTGATCGTGAATTTTACAAGGATTGGTGGAATGCAAGAACTGTTGAAGAGGTACAATCTCTACCTTAATACATTGTTGTTTATTTGCAATATTTCCATTCTATTACTAAGATTATTTGTGACTTAATTGTCTTTCTTGGATGTATTTGTGCCACTGCTGCCATCAGTATTGGAGGATGTGGAATATGGTATGTCTTTGTCAGACTTAATTTTAATGATCAAGTTGTATAAgcctttctttatttttgttatctCCAAATAATTTACTTGTCCCTTCAATTCCTTTGAACATGTCTATGAGGCTATGTTACAGAGAGCAAAAGGAGTAGTCACAGGGCTTGTCTCCATTGTTACATCTGTGGTTTTTATGATTCTAAATCACTGGTGTTCAAATGGATGTCTCCATTGTTACATCTGTTAATAAATGATTCTAAGTCACTGGTGTACATCTGAGCGGTTTCTTTCACGTTGCAGCCTGTTCACAAATGGATGATTCGTCACCTATACTTTCCATGTTTGAGGACTGGTATACCGAAGGTAATCAAGCATCTTCTTGTGTTACTGAACAAACCCTGTACTTTTTCGGTCTAAAACCTTATGTGTGAAtggattttcttttttggatattGCCAGTCTGTGTTCACCATCTCAATTTATTGCTGTCGATTTGAAATTAACATCTTACTTCAGTCCAATAAACATGTACTTGTGTGAAGAATTCTCATAGATTTTACGTTGCGTGAGTTGTAATTACGCGCGCACACACTAGTTGTATGCTAATATATGTTTGATGCACTTGGGAGCTATGTGTAGAAAGTATTCAATTGATAGACAATAGTCTAAGTAGAAGTTTCCTATTCTGTCATTTCAGATTAATGACTTTggaactttagaactaaaactGAAtacaattataatataatttaaaaagggACCAATAtctaaaatttttcatttttatatgaaCAAAAACATACTAACACATTTTGTTTGGAACCAAAGAAAATGgattggaaaaaataaaatgaaagaaggcttatatttatacatttagtccctgcaaatagggGTCATTAGAGTTTTGGTCCCTGAATTTACTAATCCTTTCAATCTttccctgcaaatattaatcacttGACTTTTGGTCCCTCGTGTCATTTTATTGCTGCCATGTCATTGATTAGCTGACGTCACAACAGAGCCACTACTATGTTAACTATAGGCCAATGGCTTGCTGAGTCACAACAGAGCCACTACTATGTTAACTAAATGTTCGCAAATATTATTTCTATCCATCTCCCCTTGTGTCCTATTTATTATGTATTATAATTCCCTCTTAACTAATCAATTAACTACTCTAGCTGCCACAAACTAAATTCTAGCCATCTTCTGTcgtaacacattttttttttcacttttctttttcattggtCTTTGTTATCAAACATTTCTTACTATGATAATTGATCTTCATCGGTTGATATTTTTTGGATTGGCTATTCACATGTTGAgcatatccttttttttttttttcttgagctctgcctctaaaatatttttttcttgaattttttatcatcttattGTACAGGGTGCTGCTGTTTTAATTGCCTTCATGGTTTCTGCTTTGTTCCATGAGGTGTGTTGTTCGTCTCTTTTTGTATATACATCTTTCACTACTCCCTTTTTGTTTATACCATAATTCCGCCTAGATACTCTCGATGATGTGATTTAGCCCTGAATCATTTTGTGTGCATGTTGTAATcatgttgtttttaatgaatcGGTCATTTATTCCTCCTAATAAAAGTATGCATGTAAATATGAATTACTTAATTTTATTGCCAATGACAACCAGAGTTATACAAGTTTCTCACGGTTTTTAGTCTGTCTGAGTGCAGCTGTGCATTGCGGTTCCTTGCCACATATTCAAGTTGTGGGCGTTTAGTGGAATTATGTTTCAGGTAAAATCAAATTACCGTGTTGTTCTTGTGTTCGCTCATCTGTTATTATGAACTTGAGTTTTCTTTTATTGTCAAATTAATACAATTTTTCGAAGAAATCAATCTGGCCTAGAAAAAGAAAAGCCGTTATTTAAGAGCTGgccaagaaaaacaaaagctaTTGTTTCTGTTTCTGTTCTTCGATGTCTGAATGAAAGAAAATGTTATCTAGGTAGAGAGTAAGGAATCCCTACTGTCTTTggaatatttttcttattagtCTTTCATAGGTTCTCTCCACCGCAAATAACTTTTTCGGGGTACTGTCGCACACTAAATGTGGGCATCTCTCCCAATTGAGATTCAAACATTAGTTTGCCACATTGTGGAAATAGTCGATAATCATAAAGATCATccttattattaatatttggtTCGCCTTACATGATAATGAACGTCTTTTTTATATAGGTTCCTTTGGTCTTGATAACTAATTATCTGCAAAATAAATTCAGCAACTCAATGGTAAGTGTGCTGTTTACGCATATTGGCTTATCATAATGTATCTCATCGTTTCGTTATCTTGATGTTGCTTCATTGGTTtgcttttaatttgtttgttattttcttcaTGCCAGGttggaaatatgtttttttggttCACATTCTGTATTCTTGGTCAACCTATGTGTGTACTACTATACTATCACGACTTGATGAACAGAAATAGTAAACTTGATTAAAGTAGCATTACATCATTAGTAGTGCTATTTATCTAGATTTATATACTTTGTTAACTCAACTCCTCTGGCAGTTCTATCAATATGTAAATTTTGAATCAATGCCTGGCATTGATAACTGCCAAAGAACAGTAGAACTAGTTTTTGGTAGATGTTATTAGAAGGATAGATCATAAATGTAAATGGTTtgtgtacaaaatatttattCCTTCCTAGTTTTGAAGCTCCCACGGATGATGTTTCTTAACATGTGAAATAttcaatgtgattttttttcttcttccggGTGGGTATTCTTTAATTTTCTCTGTTATAATATTGAGTCCTGGATTTCTTAATCGTCTTAGTTTTAGAACACACGGTCCAATTCCAAcaactattatttaatttttaatttaatgctGTTGTATTTTTTGCTCGATCTCATGAGCAATTTGAAGAATTCtagttattttactaaaaattgTTGAGTTTCTCGTCATCAGCATTTCAGTCAAAACTCTTCAATATTATATCATTCATTGAAAAACTTGAAGAATATTAACGTGTTAAATCAATTTGGATGTAACGTTATTAACGTTTACAAAAAAAAGAGTGATTACATTGATaaaagggtttgtctaacatgtatGCTAACAAGTTTCTTAAAGACACttgttaaggaaaccaaaatTAGTATGTTTGCATTGgattcaacaacattttgacttttaaaaagttaaattcatcatttttcatcattttccaacataatatttctatttgTATCCTCTCAACCAATTCTTTAACCTAGTTTTGTTGTCATATGAATATTCAAGAATTTTATATTTGCCTCTACTCAAGGAAATTAAGGAGCTCAAACTCTGCATGTTTATATCTAATATTTAAGATCGTTCTTTTTATCTCTTGACAAATTCTATTTGGTAAAATGTATGTTCGGTTTCACTTCTAGAAGAATTAGAATTGAATTCtgacatgtttg harbors:
- the LOC25494216 gene encoding diacylglycerol O-acyltransferase 1A isoform X2 — translated: MAISDDPHGAVRNPKVLNDSSVLRRRPSAASVSGFFESSATVESESSGEESVKDSSSDDSISSDQNIAAANSDQNRGPDISSIKFTYRPSVPAHRRIKESPLSSDNIFRQSHAGLFNLCIVVLVAVNSRLIIENLMKYGWLIKTGFWFSSKSLRDWPLFMCCLSLAIFPLAAFIVEKLAQRKCIYEHIVVLLHIIIATTAVLYPILVILRCDSAFVSGVTLMLLACIVWLKLVSYAHTNYDLRALTNSIEKGEALPNTHMEYAYEVSFKSLAYFMVAPTLCYQPRYPRTPSIRKGWVLRQFVKLIIFTGVMGFIIEQYINPIVKNSQHPFKGNILYAIERVLKLSVPNLYVWLCMFYCFFHLWLNILAELLRFGDREFYKDWWNARTVEEYWRMWNMPVHKWMIRHLYFPCLRTGIPKGAAVLIAFMVSALFHELCIAVPCHIFKLWAFSGIMFQVPLVLITNYLQNKFSNSMVGNMFFWFTFCILGQPMCVLLYYHDLMNRNSKLD
- the LOC25494216 gene encoding diacylglycerol O-acyltransferase 1A isoform X1; amino-acid sequence: MAISDDPHGAVRNPKVLNDSSVLRRRPSAASVSGFFESSATVESESSGEESVKDSSSDDSISSDQNIAAANSDQNRGPDISSIKFTYRPSVPAHRRIKESPLSSDNIFRQLQSHAGLFNLCIVVLVAVNSRLIIENLMKYGWLIKTGFWFSSKSLRDWPLFMCCLSLAIFPLAAFIVEKLAQRKCIYEHIVVLLHIIIATTAVLYPILVILRCDSAFVSGVTLMLLACIVWLKLVSYAHTNYDLRALTNSIEKGEALPNTHMEYAYEVSFKSLAYFMVAPTLCYQPRYPRTPSIRKGWVLRQFVKLIIFTGVMGFIIEQYINPIVKNSQHPFKGNILYAIERVLKLSVPNLYVWLCMFYCFFHLWLNILAELLRFGDREFYKDWWNARTVEEYWRMWNMPVHKWMIRHLYFPCLRTGIPKGAAVLIAFMVSALFHELCIAVPCHIFKLWAFSGIMFQVPLVLITNYLQNKFSNSMVGNMFFWFTFCILGQPMCVLLYYHDLMNRNSKLD